The Gemmatimonadota bacterium genome has a window encoding:
- a CDS encoding ribose-phosphate pyrophosphokinase, translating to MRLIQTYQSTRRQEGENVGYDLKVFSGNTNRPLAEDICNILDTRLAEATVSRFSGGETHVQIDENVRGCDVFIVQPICENEEEGISPNDALMELLILIDAARRASARRITAVVPYYGYARQDRKDRPRVPITAKLVANMIYTAGARRVLTLDLHANQIQGFFDIPVDHLYSINILGEYFRLKNLKNLVVIAPDVGGIKMARAYAELLGASLAIVDKRRWSGQKTEVLNVIGEVKDKNIVIVDDIISTGSSLIEAASALKDKGARDICATIVHPVLADPAVERVQNSVLTELVVSNSIPVPKRAQNGKIKILSVAPILAESIRRINNDESVSNLFANARVEG from the coding sequence ATGCGGTTGATTCAGACCTATCAGAGTACTCGACGACAGGAGGGAGAGAACGTGGGTTACGATCTCAAAGTTTTTTCGGGTAATACCAATCGGCCATTGGCCGAAGATATTTGCAATATTCTCGACACTCGGCTTGCCGAGGCCACTGTGAGCCGTTTTTCCGGTGGCGAAACACATGTGCAAATCGATGAAAACGTGCGCGGTTGCGATGTTTTTATTGTTCAACCTATTTGTGAAAATGAAGAAGAAGGCATTTCGCCCAATGACGCCTTGATGGAACTGCTCATTTTGATTGATGCTGCGCGCCGCGCCTCTGCCCGACGCATCACAGCGGTTGTGCCCTATTATGGCTATGCGCGGCAGGATCGCAAAGACCGTCCCCGCGTGCCCATTACGGCCAAACTGGTCGCCAATATGATTTATACCGCTGGGGCGCGGCGGGTTTTAACCCTGGACCTGCACGCCAATCAGATCCAGGGGTTTTTTGATATACCCGTTGACCACCTCTATTCCATTAACATTTTAGGCGAGTACTTCAGGCTGAAAAACCTCAAAAATCTCGTTGTTATCGCACCCGATGTCGGCGGTATAAAGATGGCACGCGCGTATGCCGAACTGCTCGGTGCGTCGTTAGCTATTGTAGATAAACGCCGCTGGAGCGGTCAAAAAACCGAAGTCCTGAACGTTATTGGTGAGGTGAAAGACAAAAATATCGTCATTGTTGATGATATCATCTCTACGGGGAGTTCCCTTATTGAAGCTGCCTCTGCACTCAAAGACAAAGGCGCGCGCGATATATGTGCTACGATTGTCCATCCGGTGCTGGCAGATCCCGCTGTCGAGCGCGTGCAAAATTCTGTGCTTACAGAGCTTGTCGTTTCCAATTCTATTCCCGTGCCCAAACGCGCCCAAAATGGCAAGATCAAAATTTTATCAGTCGCTCCCATTCTCGCCGAATCCATCCGCCGCATCAACAACGATGAATCCGTTAGCAATCTCTTTGCGAATGCGCGGGTTGAGGGGTAA
- a CDS encoding GNAT family N-acetyltransferase: MLSQVVARIRSDQWRILRDVRLRALEDAPYAFGTTLSEGEQRTDRDWQDMARDHANLSDRAYFMAYVGDNPCGMAGCYRRASDVVVLTAMWVAPEFRGQNIGEQIVSAVIEWAREGGATTLEAWVSENNLARFFYQKIGFEETSLTEPLRSDSKIQIILLRRDIVA, encoded by the coding sequence AGGTCGTTGCCCGAATCCGTTCAGATCAATGGCGGATACTCAGGGATGTGCGCCTTCGCGCACTTGAAGATGCGCCTTATGCTTTTGGTACAACGCTATCAGAAGGGGAACAAAGAACCGATAGAGACTGGCAGGACATGGCGAGAGATCATGCCAATCTGTCGGATCGCGCATATTTCATGGCTTATGTGGGGGATAATCCCTGTGGGATGGCGGGGTGTTATCGCAGGGCATCAGACGTAGTAGTGCTCACCGCGATGTGGGTCGCACCCGAATTTCGGGGACAAAATATCGGTGAGCAGATTGTGAGCGCGGTTATCGAATGGGCACGAGAGGGTGGGGCCACCACGCTCGAAGCCTGGGTGAGTGAAAATAATCTTGCGCGTTTTTTTTATCAAAAAATCGGATTTGAAGAGACCAGTTTAACCGAACCGCTTCGCTCAGATTCCAAAATTCAGATCATTTTGCTCAGGCGCGATATTGTAGCGTGA